In Terriglobales bacterium, the following are encoded in one genomic region:
- the rpsG gene encoding 30S ribosomal protein S7, whose protein sequence is MPRKGHIAKRETAADPVYSSTLVTKFVNSMMYQGKKSTAQSIFYQSMKNLEQKGGDEALKLFKKAVENCKPLLEVKTRRVGGANYQVPVEVNPDRRTSLAIRWLVSYGRSRGEKGMIDKLTNELLDAANGRGAAIKKKEDVHRMAEANKAFAHYRW, encoded by the coding sequence ATGCCACGTAAAGGACACATAGCAAAGCGCGAGACCGCGGCCGATCCAGTTTATAGCTCGACCCTGGTGACCAAGTTCGTGAACTCGATGATGTACCAGGGCAAGAAGAGCACCGCTCAGTCGATCTTCTACCAGTCGATGAAGAACCTCGAGCAGAAGGGCGGAGACGAAGCGCTGAAGCTCTTCAAGAAGGCAGTCGAAAACTGCAAGCCGCTGCTCGAAGTGAAAACTCGCCGCGTGGGTGGCGCGAACTATCAGGTTCCGGTGGAAGTGAATCCGGACCGTCGCACGTCGCTCGCGATTCGCTGGCTGGTTAGCTACGGCCGTTCCCGTGGCGAAAAGGGAATGATTGACAAGCTCACGAATGAGCTGCTCGACGCCGCCAACGGCCGCGGCGCTGCGATCAAGAAGAAAGAAGACGTTCACCGCATGGCGGAAGCCAACAAGGCTTTCGCGCATTATCGCTGGTAA